The nucleotide sequence AGCGGTCCGGCCCAGGAAATCGGCCATGCGTTTTTCGCGCACCGCAAAAATCAGTTCCACGATGCCAAACACCAGCACCAGCAGCAACAGGTAATACGTGATTTGCAAGTGGTTGGACCGCACATTCATGGCCAGTCCCAGCGCAAACAGGGCGGCTCCCAGCAGCTTGTTGCGTCGAAACGTTACCAATAGCCCAGCCAACACCAGCGGCGCGTATGCCAAGGCTAAGCTCTTGGTGTTGTGCCCGGCCGCCAGAATTACAATGTTGTAGCTGGTGAAGCCTAGGGCCACGGCTCCCACCCCACTTACCAGCGGCGACAAGCCCAGCGCCACAAACAGGATGTAACCGCAGAGCAACGCCAAAAACAGGTTGGCTACCACCGCCGGCATGCCCAGCGTGAAAATGGTATGCAAGTAGTTGCTTAAGTCGCCGGGGAAGCGGGTGCTAATCAGGTAAGTCGGCATCCCCGAGAACATGGAGTTAGTCCAGAGCACTTCCCTGCCCGCGGCGCGGGCCGTCTGCAACTCGTGGGCCCCCCCGTTGAACTGCACAATGTCGTGCTGGCTCAAGGTCTTGCCTTCAAATACGATAGGAGAGAAGTAGAGCACAGCCAGCCCCATGAAAATCAGCACGGCTAGCAGATGGGGCAGTGCCCGCCGCCACAGCGGCGCGGCAACCGGCACAACGGCCGTTGGTGCAGAAAAAACGGTAGTCATCAGCAGGAAGGATAAAATCTAAAAGCGCCCGAAGGTAACAACGATACACCTCACCCCCTAGCCCCTTCTCCTTGGGAGGAGGTAGGCAGTGGAGCGGGTAATTTTCCAAACGTCAAGTTCACGTTGTAGAGTGCCACCGACAGCAAAATCACGCCATACGCCACAGCCTGCGTAAGCGTAGCCTCTTCCCCGAAATACAGAAAGGCCAGCGCGAAGCTCACAATAGGGTTTACGTACATCAGGATACCTACCGTACCAGAAGGCAAGGCGTTTAGGGCGTAGAGATTCAGAAACAACGGCAGCACCGTGAACCCCACGCTCAGAACCGCCGTGTAAGTCAACAAATGAACATCCGTGAAGCCAACCAGGGGCGTCGCGCCCAGTAGCGGAGCCAAGGGGAGTACCAAAAGCGTAGCCAGCACGAGCTGTACCATCAGAAGCACCAGCCGGTCGTAGCCTTGCAGGCGGCGCTGCGTGATAAGATAGAACGCATAGGTAAGCGCCACCACCAAACTCATAAGCAAGTTGCGCAAATCGCCTACTCCCAGCAGCGCGCAACTCAGCGCGC is from Hymenobacter tibetensis and encodes:
- a CDS encoding EamA family transporter, yielding MKLSRHHLAALAAFLVWGFFPIPLRMLQAYTSGQILFFRILLSLVLLLLIHGLGRREAVRTTLRQWRAASAAERRSVGGSTLIGGLLLTANWLLFIYVVNEVSVQAGSFAYLICPILTALLGFALLREKLRATQWAAIALSALSCALLGVGDLRNLLMSLVVALTYAFYLITQRRLQGYDRLVLLMVQLVLATLLVLPLAPLLGATPLVGFTDVHLLTYTAVLSVGFTVLPLFLNLYALNALPSGTVGILMYVNPIVSFALAFLYFGEEATLTQAVAYGVILLSVALYNVNLTFGKLPAPLPTSSQGEGARG